One Prolixibacteraceae bacterium DNA segment encodes these proteins:
- a CDS encoding alkaline phosphatase: MMNHRIFLLLALCLFSLQGVFAESNGVQEKRESYQGKTPKYVFYFIGDGFGLSQSNAAEAYMAAVKDKDGVVRMVMNTFPKQGFYTTYAQNRFITGSAAAGTALATGHKTSINTIGMDAAKQKPYKSIAEKARDHGYKVGVVTSVSLDHATPASFYAHRPSRNDYYDISVDLANSNFNFFGGGGIKHPEGDKKAKKSKSSAANMGLDSGEKINGGKKNSLQIAKKNGYTIVNSNDDFNKIKAGDDKIIAINEKLSGGKSLPYSIDQKEGALSLADYTQKAIDVLDNDQKGFFLMVEGGKIDWSCHANDAATAIKEVIQFDNAIQKAYAFYEAHPDETLIVVCGDHETGGLGLGFSGSHYHSAFKLLENQKNSYEVFSSKISKLKRKKASFDKVLKAVEENYGFNNGVKAMKLSDYELSQLKQAYDQSFGKGDKIENKDQYYQLYGSYEPITVTAGHILAQKAGIGWTTFSHTATPIPVRAIGSGSTLFEGYFDNTDLPKNIEVLMNL, encoded by the coding sequence ATGATGAATCATAGAATTTTTCTATTATTGGCTCTTTGTCTATTCTCTTTGCAAGGTGTTTTTGCAGAGTCAAATGGGGTACAAGAGAAACGAGAAAGCTATCAAGGTAAAACACCTAAGTATGTTTTTTATTTTATTGGAGATGGATTTGGATTATCACAGTCTAATGCTGCTGAAGCCTATATGGCTGCAGTAAAGGACAAGGATGGTGTGGTTCGAATGGTTATGAATACATTTCCTAAACAGGGATTTTATACAACCTATGCTCAGAATCGTTTTATTACAGGTTCTGCTGCAGCTGGTACTGCTTTAGCAACAGGTCATAAAACATCTATCAATACTATCGGGATGGATGCAGCAAAACAAAAGCCATATAAATCGATAGCAGAGAAAGCTAGAGACCATGGCTATAAAGTAGGAGTAGTAACTTCGGTTTCGTTAGATCATGCAACCCCAGCATCTTTTTATGCTCACCGTCCATCAAGAAACGATTACTATGATATTAGTGTTGACTTGGCAAATAGTAATTTTAATTTCTTTGGTGGTGGAGGAATAAAACATCCTGAAGGAGATAAAAAAGCGAAGAAAAGTAAAAGTTCTGCCGCAAACATGGGTTTGGACTCTGGTGAAAAAATAAATGGAGGGAAGAAAAACTCTCTTCAGATTGCGAAAAAGAATGGTTATACTATCGTGAACAGTAACGATGATTTTAACAAGATCAAGGCTGGTGATGATAAGATCATTGCGATAAATGAGAAATTATCAGGAGGAAAGTCTCTACCTTATTCTATTGATCAAAAAGAAGGTGCTCTCTCTCTAGCAGATTATACACAAAAGGCAATTGATGTTTTGGACAACGATCAAAAAGGTTTTTTCTTGATGGTTGAGGGAGGAAAAATTGATTGGTCATGTCATGCGAATGATGCAGCAACTGCAATTAAAGAAGTTATTCAATTTGATAATGCTATCCAGAAAGCTTATGCTTTCTATGAAGCACATCCAGATGAGACTTTGATTGTTGTATGTGGTGACCATGAAACAGGTGGTTTAGGATTAGGATTTTCTGGTTCTCATTACCACTCTGCTTTCAAACTTCTAGAGAACCAGAAAAACTCGTATGAAGTTTTTTCTTCGAAGATCTCTAAGTTGAAGAGAAAAAAAGCTTCTTTTGATAAAGTATTAAAGGCTGTAGAAGAAAACTATGGCTTTAATAATGGGGTAAAGGCAATGAAGTTGTCTGACTATGAGCTGTCGCAGTTAAAACAAGCATACGATCAAAGCTTTGGAAAAGGGGATAAGATTGAAAATAAAGATCAATATTACCAATTATATGGCTCATATGAACCAATCACGGTTACCGCAGGACATATTTTAGCACAAAAAGCAGGTATTGGATGGACTACATTCTCACATACTGCCACACCTATACCGGTAAGAGCTATTGGTTCAGGATCTACGTTATTCGAAGGTTATTTTGACAATACAGACTTACCAAAAAACATTGAGGTTCTTATGAACCTTTAA